The Acropora palmata chromosome 3, jaAcrPala1.3, whole genome shotgun sequence nucleotide sequence caaatttgaattttctttgtttaacatgtcccagtgcgtcatttgctctccagtgcggcgattttttgcaccaccgtgatcgctcagctgcaaagggcCGATTTGCAATTGACTGAGTTTCATAACTATGCACCGTCATTTCAGATAACCtgtctgttttgtttgaaCTGCCGGTTCGCTTTCAGTACGTGCCTTTAAactttcaaatgaaatcacAAACCTGGATTGCACTCGCACGTGGCGGGACCTTCGGTGCAAGTCCCTCCAACAGAGGAACAGTTGAAACAGGGTCCTTGGTAGACGTTGCATTGCCCAGGAGGTCCCCAGTCAGGCTCGCACTTACACACATCGGGTTTTTCCGAACAAGTTCCGTGTATGCAGGGTACGCTGCATCCGCTTATGATCTCACAGTGAAGTCCTGCAGGAACATATGGCAGGCGTGATTAGGATTTTTAGCTTGATACTGTTGCGTCTTCTTTTTTAGTTACCGTGGTGAGAACAATACTCCGGTATTCgaattaaagaatttattagCAAAGTACGGACCTTCTTCTCTGTCGTTGCCAAACTCTACACGGTCCAAGCACCAGTGAAAAAAGCCGTAGCTGTTTTACGCGGTGACTGATGGTGAAACCCCACTCTGGTCTTGCTAAAGTTGTCTCGTAGAGAGCAGGAGTCGACCGCCTCTAACTTGATACCCTTTATCATCATGAAcctcaaatttaaaatacgCACGCAATATCTTTGCAATATGTACCCAATATCTATGCAATTTTTCTTCACCTGTATAATCTGGAGGACAACCGCAGTGGTGCCAATCAACACAGTAACCTCCGTTGTGGCATTCCCATTTCCAACCGCAAAATGCCCTGCGAAATGAcaattagtataggtaatcgtatgggggcgagtaaaattaaggattaatatcatttgtgtgttcagaagttgctgaaattgcccgagtcgcgcaacgagggcaatttcagcaacttctgaaaacacaagtgatattaatccttaatttcacgaggatccattgcgattacttgttaataacatagagggcaaaatttctgaaaacttAGAACTGCGAGGATCGTTGGTCGAGGCCGtcgttctcgtactcttctaaatttgctggtaagtttctttcattcgcgcaattttgaaaacgttcttttGCCACCTCGTGCTATTCgtcgtgttttcattttcgctcttgtcctttaattcttcgatatattccttgtcaactatctcgaaacgagacgccatcGATAGAATAAGCTGTTGCAAGGCAACCTGAGGACTAATCATGAGCGAGtaaattttgccctcttcactaggcaaaattaagaagaaaaaaaacactctcttcattgaccaatcaccattcagtaattttgccctctatgttattagaTGGAAAATAAGTCATTGACCGGGTATTCAGATGGGAAAATGCGGCTCATTCTCGGAAGAGAACCTACCAAACTCACGGATGCcggaaacaaagaaagggcAAGAGAGCCAAGTGACCATTAAACAATAGCCAAACCCAAGCACGAGCTCGCGAAGTAAAGGAAAAATGGtacaggttcttacaccgagGTAAATCCGAAAATACCACGCGTTCAGGGACTAATTATGATTTGGCGTTCAATCATGCCCAATGCGCAGGACGTGATGTTACACGAGACAACCTTAAACGTTTAAAAGTTGTACCGTGATGTTACACGTTTCATCTTCCACTAAAAGCGTGCAACTTGATAGAAATTCCCTGGGTAAAAGGAGTTAATGGATGATCaattaatgaaatgaaacagCAGAAGTTCAATATTCAGGAGACTGACATACCATTACCCAAATCTCGATGCAATGCAATGGCTGTTCTGCAGCAAGATAGATAGACAATGAAATTGGCCCTCATTGTAAGGTGTTTTTTGGTAAAGAAGTGGTCATAAGGCATCGTAACCCTATGATACTGTCCCTTCAACGGGACGGGGAgtctttttcctttgggaaagCCAAAGATGCAGAAATGCAAGTAATTatcaataggccttttgctactagcgatcacgtggtacaaaatccgccatgttggcgggcaagctcattattattcccgcactgggacattaaaacatagagacctgaaccagtgaagcttgacttgcctttgttttaatgtcccagtgcgggaataataatgagcttgccctccagcatggcggattttgtaccacgtgatcgttagttgcaaaaggcctattacaTTGACAATATTTATCAATCATCATTTCCGTCGATATTGTATCTACAACTCTCTTGTCCACTCATGCGGAATTACAGAAGGGACATACTAACTTTTCGCATTCTTCGCCAAAGTAACGTTCATTGCACTCGCACTTCTTTGGGTCTTCTGAACATGAGCCAAACTTGCATGGCACAAGGCAGACTGTTCGATCGCACTGGTCTCCCACCCAGCCGGGTTCACATTCACACAAACTCCTGGATTTATTGCAAGACCCGTGCACACAGGGAAACCACGGAAAACATGAAGTAACTTCCGTGCAGTTGTCGCCGCTCCAGCCTGGCTGACACTTTGCGCATGTTATGCCATCAGAATCGCAGAAGCCGTGTTTACATGTGGCGTTTGATTTGCAACCGATGCTCTCGCAGCATTCGCCCGTGAACGGACCGATTTCTTTTATAGAAGGGGAGCAATTGCATGTTTGAGCTGTTCTGTTGTATTGGCCGTGCCCAAAACATTCTGTTTCTGGAGGGCAAAGGCTCAGGACTTCCGCGCTGAACATCAAGAAACAGATAAGATATGTCCCTATCATCTGCAAATATAATTAACTATTAGTAAAATACTAGAAATAGTAAGTACAATAGCTCGAGTTCGAAAAACCAGTCAGGTGACTTAACAAGATAAAAGCCAGAATTAGCTGAGGTAAGACATTTTGTGATGAGAACCATAGTTTCTCATTAGGCATTAGGCAAAACTAAATTACTACGTAGAAATTCCGGTATCCTTTAATAACGTTCTTCTTGGACTACAAACCAGAGATCGTAGCATTTACCTCAGATGTTCGACATCATTCCCGTCAAAAACGTCATGTACGcaacttcgttcccagggcGTCTCGAAACCATGCGATCGAGGTCCAACCTACCGTATTTCGCCTATTGTAGTTAACCAATAGTTAACAAAGCACACCACTTGTTGATTATCTGCCCTAGTTTTTAAGCCGTCACAACCCTTTAGTGGTTTGAATATCAAGATCACTGATTAAAGAGAGAGATTTGTGTTCGCTAAGGTCGTCCGCCCTATTTCGTGAACGTTCGTTCAGTGACGTTCGGCAAATCGGCCATGGCATTTTCCTTTCAGTCAAGGgccccgtttctcgaaagtcccgaaacttttcgggcgaatttcgggtgacataattctctttttatcttcaaaacgaaggcgtctcgaggcacgaaactttgcagttattttaaattgtattccCTTTGCAACATatcaaaagaccagctttacagaataagtgGGTCGCAGTTTTagaaatggcttttcgggcccgaaacgtTTCGAGACTTTCTAGAAACGGGCGAAAGGCCTTTGACTCGACTCTGGACTCCTTGGATAGGGAAATCTAATATTTGGAAAAGTACTCGCGTTTCACATGTGTCCTGCCCCATTTAGCACATGTGAGATACAAGAAGTTACTTGTCTCTCCTGCACATTTATCGGGTAAAGGTAATGGCGAATTATCGCTGAAggccttttgtttttgttagaTCCATTTTCGTCCTTTCCTTGAAATCAATCTATCGATTTTAAGATTTTGCGGCGACCTGAGAGTTAAAGAGAGTCTATAATCTCTGTATTATGTATGACTTAGGCCGGGAATTCCAGCTATCCAGCTGAGTTTACTAATCAGTTTTACAAGATTATCGTGACAGTCGCCCTTGTAAATCACTGACATTTTTTATGATACTTAGGCCTGGTTCAAAGGTCGAACTTTACACGTGCCGAATCTAATACAATACtgatatttttctcatttgcactGTATTTGGCACATGtgaagttcgacgtttgaattttgaatttatcgtttttttttttatttataacatATTCTACTGACAACATTGAATTGTAACTGAGCGTCGAAGGCGCACGTTAAAGTGTGCTTACTAATAATTTTACGTTGCTTGATGACGTTATTACATACTCGAAGACCGACTGTATCAGTGCAGTCTTTGAACCAAACGTTTATTTGTGGGGAAGTGGGAGCCCAGCGGGCAGGAATGTAAGAATAGGTagctaaaattaaaagaaaggcCGTTGTAGGAACTTCAACTGAGGGCAAAGGTACGGTGTGAATCATGCAAACTGGGAATGGGatgaagaaaattgaaaacgttCAGCGAACAGAGAAGTgagtaaaacaatgaaatggcGAACGGCATCTTAAATTCACAAGACATTCAAGACTTCTGCCTAGGGGACAATTAAATGGTCAAAAAATCTATGCTGCCATAGctgtcatttttgttttttaactaAGGTGTATTAGGTTCCCACAGTTTCCTTATGAAGGGCGgcgaaaattttgcattttttatgcTGAGGGCAGCTCAAGTGCCAGAACGCCAGGTCCCGCGATACATTTGATAAAGGTAACAAAGAAGAATTTGCttaatttttggcaatttttttttgttgttgctctGGTTTACTAACAAAGCCTATGTTATTCAAACCCAAACAGTCCTGAAAACTACATAATTTGAGAATTGTGCAGTTGTGGAGCGGCTCTTAGTGATTTCGATAAATTAAGCGAACTTTATTATTTCGGTAACCTTAAGAAATTTCAATTTAGTGGAAGTCGTTTCGGAAGacaggaagaaaaagaagacatgCCATTGTTCTACAGTTATCGGATAAGCCCTCTAGTATTAGCTAAGCGGTGGAACTGAGCATTCAAAATTTAGTGCACTGTTTTGTAAGAATGTTATGGCGACGACAATTTATTGCAAACAGAGCACATGTCAAATGGACTGATCGCAAAAGTGACATTTGAATGGATACCTAGTTACTTGCTCCTCTTGGGAAAATCGCTATTCAGCGCTCAAGCAGGCCTTCTCACAATTTATTTACCTTCAGGGACTGTGATCCACTGCGGCCAGTTGAAGATGTTTCTCATTTAGGGACAAAAGTTGAACCATTTTCAAAGTCACCCTTACGACTATAGATTGAGCTATGACTTTATGAATGAAAGAAGCACTTGCTCCTCATAATATTGGGAACAGCTGTTGTCACTCACATACTGAAACCACGGACCAAGCGACGTGTGTATTTAAGATTTAGCTACGAGCTTAcctttgaaataaattgccAATGCTTCGCAACTCTTCAGACTGAATGGAAGAGCAAAGAAGAAGTATTGCAGTCACCTGAGCGCATGAGAGCATTTGTCAGTACACTGTTTGAAAAACTCGTGCTTATCATTTGATCTCCCGTGAAGTCCGGTACAGGACTCTAGCCGGCTACGGAGGAGATGGCAAACTACCGGAAAGTTCAGTTGGTCTTTTGAATGTCACATGAACCTTTGACAACCTTTGATAGCTCATAAAATATGCTTTTATTGCAAACCGTTTGCTCTCGAACTTTACAAGACGCAACGTTTAAGACACTTAGATAACACGCTTTTACTACAAAACCACCAAGGTACAGCACTGATAACTGGTACACATAAATTTGAAGTTACAAAGTTAGGCGTTCTCGTCGTGAGCTTTAATTCCTACGAAGAGAACTTGCTGGAACTCAAGGGCTCATGCTGACTTAGCTTCACCGCGAAAACCCTTACGTGTCATAAAAGACACAAGTACCAAAAAGATGAGACCCACTGCGGTAACAGCTAAGGCCACGCTCACACTTGAGTAGCTAGTATTCGAGTGAAACGCTTCAGGTCGATTCACGCTTGAATCGACCGGAATCGAGCCATCGTCTTGCTTGGCCTGTAAAATAACACGGATCAAATTAGTTAATAGCGGAATCCAAATTgtggacaaaaatgaaaatacttcAGCTGATTCATCACACGTGTTGCACAAGATGTGCCCTCTTACACAACTCTTACAACGAATAAATAATGTCAATCATGACAATGTCGGACGAAGTGATTTGAAATTCGCGGCGTCTACGTTTAAGTAACAGGCTGTTCTCAATATATGTATAACTTAAATCCCTTTTAAGAAACAATCGTATTTTTAGTGGTGTGCATTGTGTATGCACAAGGTTCGCGAATCATTGTTAGACAACCTTAGGATACCTAAAACGTTGACAAATTGTAGCAAGTTTAGATTGACATCAAAGGCGCAAACGATGTATGTTATCATTTCTGGCATGCAAGGCTTACCTCGAATACCTCTTTTTCTTGAAGTCCACTCACATGGTTGGGATACCCTATTTCACCCCAAACCTGTTTATCCCGAGTTGTCAAGTCAATGGAGTTGTCGCACGCAGATACCAGCAATCCCTCTTTTCCCACTGAGTATCGGTCGTACTCGTGAACCGATAGGTCATAAACGGCTACGTGGTTGTCAGCTTCATCTGATGAGGCGAGTAGCTGAGAGGCCTTCAGATGATGCTGGAGTTTCGCTGCTGCGCCCTTTAATGTCAGGAGTGAATATGAAGTTGATACATTCACTGCACTTATCCACGAGCTTGTTCCGATATCAAAGAAGGGATGGTTGGGAGTCACCCAGATGTCTTCGTCGGCCATTCGGAACACCAAAAGCTCCCTTATTGGTACAAACCGTTTCCGAACCTGATCAACGCGACGTAAGTGCGTCACTGAATGACCCTCTCCCTCATGTCTAGTCACCACCATGTCGCCTTCCTTGATGTTTTCGATCGGTACCAAACCTTTGTCAGTGTGCACTGGAGTGTCCCCTCTGAAGCAGGACTTAACCAAACAGCAGTCGTGGTGCCAGTTTGGGCGGCATCGAACTCTGTCTGGATTCGCACAGTCGCAAGTTTGTGGGGGACAGCAAACTGGACACTTCATTACTTCACAGTGGCTTCCCACATAAGGCGCAGTGCAGTTGCAAATGTAAGGGTCGTCTGGACATGTACCGTGGATGCACGGCTCCATGCATTGAAGAACGTTCTTACAGGGTCCAAACAAGGGGTGAAAGCCAGGAACATGAAGCTCGTTCCTCCAACCTAAGTCgcatttacatttttgggGAAATATCTTGCAACCGACACAACGCCCATGTTCACACCCATCACAGGTTCTGGCAGAGCAATCGAGACCTGAATatcctgaaaacaaaaacactccAGTAGAAAAATGTCCTCAAATTCCATCAGCTGCAGCCAGTAATGAGATATGTCCaagggcctgtttctcgaaaattACGAGAccgaaaagccagttttcAAAGTGCAACCCGCTTCTTTtaaaaagctgatcttttaacaagttttaatgtaagaaaaaccaaaagaattgcgaagtttgatggcttagaatcTGGGCGTtgtgaagatataaagggaattgtggcacccgaaataggcccgaaaaagTTTGgagacttttgagaaacagaaCCCTGGATTGCACATAATTTATGCATACTTTGTCTAAGCGTCACGAAGAGTCCCATCATAACTTAAAGTTGAGAATACATCTGATTACGTGCATTTCTTGACATAAGGAAACGATAATGACCTATGGTTGGTCCCAATCCACTGCCGAATCCTAACATTGGGCTTTTGACTCGTGGCTGCGATTAGTTGCAAAAGTTGTCATCTTCTACAACATTGAAGTGGTATGTAACCGGGGGTGTAAAGTTATTCTCGGTGTTGAACCAGAGAATCTTGGCCTCTGGGACGAAGCTTtgtattgaaaatattattacCATTGTTTACTAACCAAGGTGGGGTGGAGAAATTGTTGTGAAGAAAAAGCTTACTCcaaaaaatatatgtataatttttttatatagTCACCGATATCGTTTAATCGACCATTATACTGACCAGCACTGTTGACTCATTGACTGGGCCATTTGGGAGTCAAAGAAATACACGTTAAAAGCCAAAGCAAAAGTAGTTGGAAAGAGCCCTTGACTGCGAGCCATGAAATCAAAGGACTAGTCTCTAATAAAATTGTACTAAAAGTGCGTTTGCTTACACTTATTTCATGCGTTTGGCTTAACTTAATTAATTGAGCGTGGCATACATAGCCAGTCTTGTTTGAGTTTCAAACTTATCTGTTTGGTTTATACTACGTTGCCTTTGGGTACACGCCtttaaattttcgaaaatgaaATAACCAACCTGGGTTGCACTCGCACGTGTTGGCACCTTTCTTGCAACTCCCTCCGACCGCGGAGCAGTTGAAACAGGGTCCTTGGTAGATGTTGCATTTCCCCGGAGGTCCCCAGTGAGGTTCACACTCACACAAATCGTGTTTATGCGGACAAGTTCCGTGCTTGCAGGGTACGCTGCACTCACTGACAGTCTCACAGTGAGGTCCTGTACGAAAAGAAAGGCACATGGACCATTTCTATTCTTAACTTCTTTTCTTCGAACAAGAAAAAGTCCTGTACTTTTTTTATGGACAGCGACCTTGCTgccaattcatttttttttctcacctgTATAACCTTGAGGACAAGCGCAATGCCGACGATCAATGCAGTAACCTCCGTTGTGGCATTCCCATCCAGGACCACATATTGACCTGTGAAATGAGATCCAAATAAAGagaccaggggcccgtttctcgaaaatcccgaaacttttcgggcgtatttcaggtgacataattctctttatatcttcaaaacgatggcgtctcgaggcacgaaactttgcatttatttttacttttattccctttacaacatattaaaagaccagctttacagaataagcaggtcgtagttttacgaatggtttttcgggcccgaaaagttctcgggactttcgagaaacgggccccagggaTTGCAGGGGAAAAATACGGGAACAAAGTGAACAAAAGATCTTCTTTGAGATAATGGATGTTTACTCTTTGGAAATTAGGCCTTAGCCTCCCGATCCCCCCAAAACCAAGGTTTGGCGTGGTAGTGAGAGCATTTACCTTACTGGTAACCTTGAGCTACAGCATCTATTGTTATCGAGGTTAGAGgattgtttgtgttgtatcAGCTATTGTTTCGTTCTCCAATTATAGACGTAGGTGGACAACTGCAGATTGCATGACCGTTGGTGGTCTTTGCTTAATCCGAGGGGTGTTTCTCCGAGTACTCCAGTTTTCCTCTTACCAAAAGCCAAAATTTTAGTTCTAGAAATTTAGCTTGATTTGTTGTACTATAGGACATAGATAATTTTCAgggaaatgttttgtttcccACGTTCagcattcctttgttttctcctaGTGCACAGCTGTGGCCGGCATGGGTTCACTTAAGAACTTATTATATGATGATCTACCCACAAGATTAGTctcaaaagtgaaattttaaaaaaagctgTTGTCTACTAACTTTTCGCACGCTGTGCCAAAGTAGTGTTCATGGCACTCACACTTCATTGGGTCTCTTGGACATGAGCCAAACTTACACCGCACAAGACAGACTGTTCGATCGCACAGGTCTCCCACCCAGCCAGGTTCACATTCACATGTACTTCTGGATTTAACGCAAGTCCCGTGCGCACAGGAAAACCACGAAAAACACGATTTAACCTCTGTGCAGTTAACACCGCCCCATCCTGTCTGACAGTTGGCGCATGTTACGCCATCAGGACCGCAGAAGCCATGTTTACATGTGGCGTTTGATTTGCAACCAATGCTCTCACAGCATTCGCCCGTGTATGGACCAATTCCTTTTATAGAAGAGGAGCAATtgcatgtttcattttttctgtCATATATGCCATGCCCAAAGCACTCTGTTTTGGGGGAACACAGGCAAAAGACGTCCACACTAAACAACACCAGCAAGAGTATAGATGCTCCGACCATTTGCATCTTCATTCTACGTGATAAAATCTGGAAATAAAATGTACATGTTTTGTTATTGGCAAACGTGACCTCAGTAGGGAATCAAATCATTCGTCAAAAAATATCCAGAGTTAAAGTCGCCGATACAGAGAGAAGAAAAATACATCTTCTCAATGCAAAACGTAATGACTGTTGTGGAAATTCATTCTTAAAAGGAAAAGCCAAATCTCTTGGTTTTTTACTCATAAATTACACCTGACCTAATAGAATTTCTAATTGTggcctttttttctctttaagaGTTTACCGAACTGAGACAGTAAACTTCCAACCTGTTCGTGTAATGCATCAGATAGTTTCTTTGTGAGGCTGATATATGTTATTTATATGAAATGTCCAACACAACTTAACGCACAGCCTCATTTCTCGAAAGGcccaaaacttttcgggcgcatttcgggtagCATATCTTGTATCTttaaaacgaaggcgtctcgaggcaggaaactttgcagttattttaatttgtattccctttacaacatatgaaaagaccagctttacagaataagcgggtcgcaCGGTTTTACGAAGGGCTTTTCGGGAAGGACTTAGAGAAAGGGGCCCGTGGAGTGTCTTCTAATCATGAGTTTGAACCTGCCGTTGCATGACGTGAAATTGATCGTTTGATTGCTCAtctgtttcattgtttcacTTGTGTCCAGCATTATTTAACGCATGTTTCGTCCGTGATGGCAAAGATAACGCTTGTCTCCACGAAACATGCCGTGATCCTGTGGAGAGCAGGTCGagactttttccttttttcagtgACGTTGTTTTTATctcttcttcattttttcaaaaagtttttttcggaaaaaatTTAGCCTTGTGCTACCCATAATTTTTTGCCTGAGCACTCATTAAGAAAAATTCCGGTGACTGTGTGTCACATTATTTCGCaaagacaaggaaaaaatatatttagcCTCCTATGAGAAAAGTGGCCTCTTAATTGAAGTCACCGAAGTTGCTCAGCATAAAGAAAAGGCTTGGTTGATGTTTTTCCCGATATCTTTTGCAATTCGACCCTTCCTGCCAAgtcactgaaataatttatttaaataatattgcGAGAGAAATCAGATGCTCCTTGCCAAAAGCGGCAAATCGtgttaacattaaaattaaataagaaaCAGGATTTAAACTGCTTTAACTCAGGAATGGGTAATAtgagtaaaacaaaaaagtgagATCTGCACTCGATCGTCTGTCCCATCTTATATGGCTCACTTGTAAGAGCATAGCTCCCACTATATCCTCCTGTTTAATGTGtttatcattaatttaaatattatGGCAATGATAATCATAATGGAAAACTGCGTAAAAGTGAGTATACGGGCTTCTTTTCTGACAATGCGCATTGGGTTCATCAAGGGCgatctattttctttttttagtgcCCCTGCTCATAACTGAAAAATAGTACTCAGTCATTTTTCAGGGTAACGGTTTCAACTATCGTAAGTCGAACCGTAACAAATATGATAAGATTCGATTCATAGCGTAGAGTTTGGCGATAACACACGAGGTCCTGAGTGGATGGCGAAAGGTCATCAATCGTGTACCGAAAACTAACGAGCCGagctatttatttatttatttatcgtcatatttgttttctttgtttgaatccAACCAAGCTAAAATAGAGCCAAACCATGAAATCAAATGTCATTTTCGCATTCAGTTCATTTGTATGTACTTGCCATAAACTAGATCATAACAAATTGCTGAGAAAATAGTAAAAGTTGACATAGCATCATGATATCAAAATTAAACGGGAAAAGGTTCTTAAAATTCATGCGAAAATTTTTTAGAAGAAATGTAAACTTTAGAAACTATCACACAAAGGGTTAAATTCCCATAGCAATGAGAAAAATTATAGAGATGCAACATTGATTAAATAAAACGCATTTTGTAATTCAGACAACAAATGCACTAGCAAGTTTGACGTCGTCAAGCGCTTTTGTTGACATTTTATGTCTTCAGCCGGTTTCCTGAAAAAAGACCGAACGTATGAAGGGTTAGCTACGAACTTGATCATTTACCTTTCAAATAAGCTGAAGATTTTGTAACTCTCCAGACCCGCTTGAGAAACTATAAACAACTAATTGCAGTCAATTCTGTGTGTGGAAACAGTTGCACACGGATCAAACTCTCGTGCATGTCACTTGATTTAGCCGTGCGCTTGTCCTCAAATGGACTCTTTGACCACAAAACACATGGATAACCTACGAAAACTTACAAAAGTATCTGATACTTCTCTACATTCAATGCAACGTAAAAAAATAgacatattaattttttttatttccatcaGCCAAAAAACGTAAGCAAAAATACAGCTTTGGAGATTGCATTGAATACTTTTTGCTTTATAATCGGTGAAGATCTTTGGCAATTGTTTTTATCGAAGTTTAGACTTTTTCGTGAATCAAGTCGCCAGTGCGAAAATTTTAGTCCCCGTGGCGCCTATTAAAGTGGTCGCAGCTTGGAAGATTGTTAGAATATcgtatttaaccacgctgggCCTGAAGACGTAACAAAGCAACGTAAAATattctgaagaaaactccgtcTTCGGGGAAGTCTCTAAGATCGGGGAATATCGGAACGAAATCGGCAAAGTTCGTCGTGGGCTCGGATCATTCCATTGTTAAACTCACTTactcactcagaaggacagcatagtagcttaCGCCTTAGAGTCAGTAAACTgcaaaaaacattattttgttaattgtCGTAATTCTTTGAACCAATGCGTATAAGGTATATTTCATTTGCTTCTTTATTCACTTGTGGTAATTAAAATCAGCCCCAAAAGACGAAATTATTTGTGGGCTCTTGAAAATAACATGAGCCTTGAACATGATAACTCACAAAATGCACAGCTTTTATTTCAACTATTTTGAGCCTTTCTACTgtgaaagtaaaatacaattacAAGACGTCTAGAAACAATGAGATGCAAAACTTAAATGCAAAACTAGCAAAAGATCATTCCATaaaccactttcataaatggcgacGTATGTGTTATTCCCTTgcatttatgttaattagacctactggcctcactttggtttaa carries:
- the LOC141877433 gene encoding uncharacterized protein LOC141877433, with the translated sequence MKMQMVGASILLLVLFSVDVFCLCSPKTECFGHGIYDRKNETCNCSSSIKGIGPYTGECCESIGCKSNATCKHGFCGPDGVTCANCQTGWGGVNCTEVKSCFSWFSCAHGTCVKSRSTCECEPGWVGDLCDRTVCLVRCKFGSCPRDPMKCECHEHYFGTACEKSICGPGWECHNGGYCIDRRHCACPQGYTGPHCETVSECSVPCKHGTCPHKHDLCECEPHWGPPGKCNIYQGPCFNCSAVGGSCKKGANTCECNPGYSGLDCSARTCDGCEHGRCVGCKIFPQKCKCDLGWRNELHVPGFHPLFGPCKNVLQCMEPCIHGTCPDDPYICNCTAPYVGSHCEVMKCPVCCPPQTCDCANPDRVRCRPNWHHDCCLVKSCFRGDTPVHTDKGLVPIENIKEGDMVVTRHEGEGHSVTHLRRVDQVRKRFVPIRELLVFRMADEDIWVTPNHPFFDIGTSSWISAVNVSTSYSLLTLKGAAAKLQHHLKASQLLASSDEADNHVAVYDLSVHEYDRYSVGKEGLLVSACDNSIDLTTRDKQVWGEIGYPNHVSGLQEKEVFEAKQDDGSIPVDSSVNRPEAFHSNTSYSSVSVALAVTAVGLIFLVLVSFMTRKGFRGEAKSA